In a genomic window of Gloeocapsopsis dulcis:
- a CDS encoding DUF3891 family protein, translated as MLHRQESARLVVITQPTHSWIAGCIARVWGEQFGFFAPREEVCLAAEQHDIGWVVWENAPTLNFKTGYPHNFTELPTEIHTQIWTGAKQLALPFGRYATLLVSLHGTGLFERFRNWQESPESSRLVKAYLEQEYAFQEQLIANLKSDSHYASYATPEIIDRNRSLVATWDMLSLTLCMGLREERQFHQVPTASGEITLTLTPADNDIIKVSPWVFEQKEVTLVYEGRLLQEKFADETAMRRALENATWVSITNRLIPA; from the coding sequence ATGCTACATCGCCAAGAATCAGCAAGACTTGTTGTGATTACTCAACCTACACATTCTTGGATTGCAGGTTGCATAGCAAGAGTATGGGGAGAACAATTTGGTTTTTTTGCTCCTAGAGAAGAAGTTTGTCTTGCTGCTGAACAACATGATATCGGTTGGGTAGTGTGGGAAAATGCACCCACTTTGAATTTTAAAACAGGCTACCCCCACAACTTTACGGAATTGCCAACTGAGATACATACGCAAATTTGGACAGGTGCAAAACAGTTAGCTTTACCATTTGGTAGGTATGCAACCCTTCTTGTCTCACTTCATGGCACTGGACTATTTGAGCGTTTCCGTAATTGGCAAGAGTCACCTGAATCTTCTCGGTTAGTTAAAGCCTATTTAGAGCAAGAATATGCTTTTCAAGAACAGTTGATCGCTAACTTAAAAAGCGACTCACATTATGCATCTTACGCTACTCCAGAAATTATTGATCGTAACCGTTCTCTAGTTGCCACCTGGGATATGCTTTCGCTGACTTTGTGTATGGGGCTACGCGAAGAAAGGCAATTTCATCAAGTTCCTACAGCATCGGGTGAAATTACACTAACTTTAACTCCTGCAGATAATGACATAATAAAAGTGTCTCCTTGGGTATTTGAACAAAAGGAAGTAACACTTGTCTATGAAGGACGACTGTTACAAGAAAAATTTGCAGATGAAACTGCAATGCGTCGTGCATTAGAAAATGCAACGTGGGTAAGTATTACTAATAGATTAATTCCCGCTTGA
- a CDS encoding Uma2 family endonuclease yields MVKLSKQNLTLEEFLRLPETKPASEYINGQIIQKPMPQGKHSTIQGELVTSINTIAKEKKIAKAFPELRCTFGGRSIVPDIAVFSWERIPVDENGDVANVFAAAPDWTIEILSPDQSPTKVIGNILHCLTHNCKFGWLITPDERSVIVYPLGKQPIYFEKASDLLPVPEFLELQLKVEDLFNWLKI; encoded by the coding sequence ATGGTAAAACTATCAAAACAAAACCTAACTTTAGAAGAGTTCCTGAGGCTACCTGAAACTAAACCAGCTAGCGAATATATTAATGGTCAAATCATTCAGAAACCCATGCCACAAGGAAAGCATAGTACGATTCAAGGAGAATTAGTCACAAGTATCAATACTATTGCTAAGGAGAAGAAAATAGCTAAAGCCTTTCCAGAATTACGCTGTACTTTTGGTGGACGGTCAATAGTACCTGATATTGCCGTATTTAGTTGGGAACGTATACCTGTTGATGAAAACGGAGATGTTGCTAATGTATTTGCTGCTGCTCCAGATTGGACAATTGAAATTCTTTCTCCCGACCAAAGCCCAACTAAAGTAATTGGCAATATTTTACATTGTCTAACGCATAATTGTAAATTCGGTTGGCTGATTACTCCTGATGAGAGATCAGTTATAGTCTATCCGCTAGGAAAACAACCAATTTATTTTGAGAAGGCAAGTGATTTGCTTCCTGTGCCTGAGTTTTTAGAACTGCAACTTAAAGTAGAAGATTTATTTAATTGGTTAAAAATATAG
- a CDS encoding bacteriorhodopsin, producing the protein MFSWELLRAVPNSHNLIAQTVVVPEGTIMENLLTYSPVQHQLISHLLTLGVSAMAVGFVYFITTNKQSSPRFQPSSTLSAVVMVSAFLILGLQLLEWLSAFAFDGTVWGLGVGTAGRFTESTFSNGYRYLNWSIDVPCLLAQMLFVIDVTPGRFRKLRFRFITAGLLMIYTGYIGQYFEITNTGWFLFWGAVSTVFYVYILYMMGNLIFKSRENLPRQAYKTMGTIWWLILISWTLYPLAYLVPWAWKAFPAWGAWAAVTRQFLYTMADIFSKVVYGVLLSSVAQTRSAAEGYEPAIQVQIDGGAASREFIERNAHTESTKLD; encoded by the coding sequence GTGTTCAGTTGGGAATTATTAAGAGCTGTACCAAATTCGCACAATTTAATAGCACAAACTGTAGTTGTACCAGAAGGTACAATTATGGAAAATTTACTGACTTATTCACCAGTACAGCACCAATTGATATCGCATTTATTAACACTTGGTGTTAGTGCAATGGCTGTAGGCTTTGTTTATTTCATTACAACCAATAAACAATCCTCACCACGTTTTCAGCCATCATCAACGCTGTCTGCCGTTGTGATGGTATCAGCTTTTTTAATCTTAGGCTTGCAACTATTGGAGTGGCTATCAGCTTTTGCCTTTGATGGTACAGTTTGGGGATTGGGCGTTGGTACAGCAGGTAGATTTACTGAAAGCACCTTCTCGAATGGCTATCGTTACCTAAATTGGTCAATTGATGTGCCGTGTTTGCTTGCTCAAATGTTATTTGTGATTGATGTAACGCCAGGACGTTTCCGTAAGCTGCGGTTTCGCTTTATCACCGCTGGCTTGTTAATGATTTATACCGGATACATCGGGCAGTACTTTGAGATTACAAACACTGGTTGGTTTCTGTTCTGGGGTGCGGTAAGTACAGTTTTCTACGTTTATATTCTCTATATGATGGGGAATTTGATCTTCAAATCGCGTGAAAATCTGCCTCGCCAAGCCTATAAAACAATGGGTACAATTTGGTGGCTAATCTTGATTTCTTGGACGCTTTATCCCTTAGCATACTTAGTTCCTTGGGCTTGGAAAGCTTTTCCTGCATGGGGCGCATGGGCGGCTGTAACGCGACAATTTCTCTACACAATGGCAGACATTTTCTCTAAAGTGGTTTATGGTGTACTGCTATCGAGTGTGGCACAAACCCGTAGTGCTGCAGAAGGCTATGAACCAGCAATTCAAGTACAAATTGATGGTGGCGCTGCTAGTCGGGAGTTTATTGAGCGGAATGCTCACACTGAGTCAACCAAACTCGATTAA
- the csaB gene encoding polysaccharide pyruvyl transferase CsaB, which produces MRAVLCGYYGKGNGGDEALLASLLQMLPDHVTPIVLSGNPQQTRDRYHVEACDRMGLLSVIQSLRKSDAFIWGGGSLMQDVTSAISPLYYGGLMILAQQLGLKTIAWAQGIGPLKRDTTLKLARRAFSNCTAVSVRDQSSAALLSEWGIPWTLAPDPVWALAVSPVPGLWDLPAPRVAVTLRSHPQLTATRLNNLTRALIDFQKATQTCILLVPFQQSQDLAIAEAIASQLPGANKILNLQDPKALKGVFRGVEMVIGMRLHSLIMAAAEGCRCFALSYDPKVSRLMTELDLSGWDVTQIPEDHRVICTTFLEHYANGNSLTPDQIQSLVDRALMHQDLLQQVLVY; this is translated from the coding sequence ATGCGGGCGGTTTTGTGTGGGTACTATGGTAAGGGCAATGGTGGCGATGAGGCTTTGCTCGCATCCTTATTGCAAATGCTACCAGATCATGTAACGCCAATTGTGCTTTCGGGCAATCCGCAGCAAACGCGCGATCGCTATCATGTGGAAGCGTGCGATCGCATGGGGTTGTTGAGTGTAATTCAATCTCTACGCAAATCAGATGCGTTCATTTGGGGTGGTGGCAGTTTGATGCAAGATGTGACGAGTGCAATTAGTCCTTTGTATTACGGCGGATTGATGATACTCGCACAACAACTTGGATTAAAAACGATCGCTTGGGCGCAGGGAATTGGTCCGTTAAAGCGCGATACTACACTTAAGTTGGCGCGGCGGGCGTTTAGCAATTGTACTGCAGTCAGTGTCCGCGATCAGAGCAGCGCGGCTTTATTATCCGAATGGGGAATTCCATGGACTCTCGCCCCCGATCCGGTTTGGGCGTTGGCAGTTTCGCCTGTACCTGGGCTGTGGGATTTACCTGCTCCCAGAGTCGCGGTAACATTGCGATCGCATCCCCAATTAACCGCAACTCGTCTAAATAATCTCACTCGTGCTTTAATTGATTTCCAAAAAGCAACACAAACTTGTATTTTGCTGGTGCCATTTCAGCAAAGTCAAGATTTAGCGATCGCTGAAGCTATTGCATCACAACTTCCTGGTGCCAACAAAATTTTAAATTTGCAAGATCCGAAAGCTTTAAAAGGTGTTTTTCGTGGTGTCGAAATGGTCATCGGAATGCGCCTTCATAGTTTAATTATGGCTGCGGCGGAAGGTTGTCGCTGTTTTGCGCTCAGTTACGATCCTAAAGTTAGTAGATTGATGACAGAACTTGATTTGTCAGGATGGGATGTAACTCAAATTCCAGAAGATCATCGTGTAATTTGCACTACATTTCTAGAACATTATGCCAATGGCAATTCTCTCACTCCAGATCAAATTCAATCTTTAGTAGATCGAGCATTGATGCATCAAGATTTACTACAGCAAGTTTTAGTTTACTAA
- a CDS encoding DUF2499 domain-containing protein, producing the protein MHTLSIPTWIIHVSSVIEWIAAIWLIWTYGEVTRNHSWWALSLAMLPALVSAMCACTWHFFDNAESLEWLVTLQATMTVVGNFTLLIAAWLIWRSTTEKKSSEVTSSVNQKANL; encoded by the coding sequence ATGCACACCCTCTCAATTCCAACTTGGATTATTCACGTCTCTAGTGTGATTGAATGGATTGCCGCCATTTGGTTAATCTGGACATACGGTGAAGTGACTCGTAATCATAGCTGGTGGGCTTTGTCTCTGGCTATGTTACCCGCACTTGTCAGCGCGATGTGTGCGTGTACGTGGCACTTTTTCGATAATGCAGAATCGCTAGAGTGGTTAGTGACACTTCAAGCTACGATGACTGTTGTTGGTAATTTCACGCTGTTAATTGCTGCATGGTTAATTTGGCGTTCTACAACAGAAAAGAAAAGTTCTGAAGTGACTTCCAGTGTTAACCAAAAGGCTAACTTATGA
- a CDS encoding DUF3593 domain-containing protein encodes MIQDVSFLLHPSKETLFALSLFPYLGFLWFLTRTPQMPRLALIGFYCTLVFVGVTIPAGIYAQVHYGESLANVDWLHGGAEFFLTLSNILVVLGFRQAVIGARNEEG; translated from the coding sequence ATGATTCAAGATGTCTCGTTCCTTCTGCATCCTTCTAAAGAAACCCTATTTGCGTTATCGTTATTTCCCTACTTGGGTTTTTTATGGTTTCTCACTCGCACTCCCCAAATGCCACGCTTAGCATTGATTGGCTTCTATTGCACTTTAGTGTTTGTCGGTGTTACCATTCCCGCCGGAATTTATGCTCAAGTTCACTATGGTGAATCACTAGCAAACGTTGATTGGTTACACGGAGGTGCCGAATTTTTCTTAACGCTATCTAATATTTTGGTCGTGCTAGGCTTCAGACAAGCGGTGATAGGAGCGAGGAATGAAGAAGGTTAG
- the hisA gene encoding 1-(5-phosphoribosyl)-5-[(5-phosphoribosylamino)methylideneamino]imidazole-4-carboxamide isomerase: MEVIPAIDLLAGKCVRLYQGDYTRSQVFNDNPADMAQQWVEQGATRLHVVDLDGAKQGKVVNLAAIEAITSAVSVPIQVGGGLRDACGKGKALRTTVAQLLDLGVQRVILGTVAVEQPQLVADLCQEFPGQIVVGIDARNGKVATRGWLETSEVLATQLATQMQELGAAAIIYTDIYRDGTLSGPNLEELRELATQISIPVIASGGVSSVTDLLSLLALEPLGVTGAIVGRALYTGDILLKSALQAVGQGRLQDIPPDLGSSTFA, translated from the coding sequence ATGGAAGTTATACCAGCGATAGATTTACTTGCAGGCAAATGTGTGAGGTTGTATCAGGGAGACTATACGCGATCGCAAGTTTTTAACGATAACCCTGCAGATATGGCGCAGCAATGGGTAGAACAAGGTGCAACGCGACTGCATGTCGTCGATCTGGATGGGGCAAAGCAAGGTAAGGTTGTCAATTTAGCCGCAATTGAGGCAATTACTTCAGCCGTATCAGTACCAATTCAAGTCGGTGGAGGGTTGCGCGATGCCTGCGGCAAGGGTAAAGCCCTACGCACTACCGTTGCACAGTTATTAGATTTAGGCGTACAGCGCGTTATTTTAGGCACCGTTGCCGTCGAACAACCGCAATTAGTCGCCGATTTATGTCAAGAGTTTCCTGGGCAAATCGTTGTTGGGATTGATGCGCGCAATGGCAAAGTCGCAACGCGCGGTTGGTTAGAAACATCTGAAGTTTTGGCAACGCAACTCGCAACGCAGATGCAAGAATTGGGCGCTGCTGCAATTATTTATACTGATATTTACCGTGATGGTACGCTGTCAGGACCCAATTTAGAAGAGCTAAGAGAACTAGCAACACAAATTTCGATTCCGGTTATTGCTTCTGGTGGTGTGAGTTCCGTGACAGATTTATTGAGTCTACTCGCACTCGAACCGTTGGGCGTTACTGGTGCAATTGTCGGTCGTGCATTATACACTGGAGATATTTTGCTCAAAAGTGCTTTGCAAGCGGTTGGACAAGGGAGGCTACAAGATATACCACCCGATTTAGGATCTTCAACATTTGCTTGA
- a CDS encoding Uma2 family endonuclease, with amino-acid sequence METLAKWTVDDYHQMIASGILDNRRVELLAGEIHEMTPEAPLHTFCGGSLADYFRDRLNRQALVREARPITLTNSSEPEPDIAIVRGSWSDYRDRHPGANDILVVEISNSSLTKDLEQKQPIYAAAGIQEYWILDLTTLQLIVFRDPQGNVYQSRQDIKTGIVSPLGFPEITISVEQLFSV; translated from the coding sequence ATGGAAACATTGGCAAAGTGGACAGTAGACGATTACCACCAGATGATTGCATCTGGTATTTTAGATAATCGCCGCGTTGAACTGTTGGCGGGAGAAATTCACGAAATGACGCCAGAAGCACCACTACACACATTTTGTGGAGGAAGCTTAGCTGACTATTTTCGCGATCGCCTCAATCGTCAAGCCCTAGTTCGCGAAGCCCGCCCAATTACACTTACCAATTCTTCAGAACCAGAGCCAGATATTGCAATTGTACGGGGTTCTTGGAGCGATTATCGAGATCGTCACCCTGGAGCAAATGACATCCTAGTGGTAGAAATTTCTAATTCGAGTTTAACTAAAGACTTAGAACAGAAGCAGCCCATATATGCAGCAGCAGGAATTCAGGAGTATTGGATTTTAGATCTTACTACGCTACAGCTAATTGTGTTTCGTGATCCACAAGGAAATGTGTATCAATCGCGGCAAGACATTAAAACTGGGATAGTATCTCCACTAGGATTTCCAGAAATTACTATATCAGTCGAGCAATTATTTTCTGTCTAA
- a CDS encoding LysR family transcriptional regulator, giving the protein MGFDYQSQLKLSQLQALIAVADYGSFSEAALQLQLSQSAVSYAIATLEEELGISLLSRGRYGAHLTPVGEQIVDRARQILYLMADIVKQANLAKGLQGGLVRISAFRSAGTHILPRIIAQFCHRYPAIAVSIAEYDDRFDVEEDLRKGRADIGITYLPTSNEFETWELMRDEFVVLFPPSFEPKTTQLSWEDLRTYPLIMAPDGDGCDAMVYAHCAKYGTTLQATYKIRSDATIVNMVAQGLGTAISPRLAAEPIPEGVRVFSLPVPFFRTISAAIVADALITPAGFALLDLIKSSFVPISNS; this is encoded by the coding sequence ATGGGTTTTGACTACCAAAGCCAACTCAAGTTATCTCAACTGCAAGCCTTAATTGCAGTAGCCGATTATGGTAGTTTTAGTGAGGCGGCGTTGCAACTGCAATTGTCTCAGTCAGCAGTAAGTTATGCGATCGCTACTTTAGAAGAAGAATTAGGAATATCACTCTTGTCGCGAGGGCGTTATGGTGCGCATCTTACCCCAGTGGGAGAGCAAATTGTCGATCGTGCGCGTCAGATTTTGTACTTGATGGCAGATATCGTTAAACAAGCCAACTTAGCAAAAGGATTACAAGGCGGCTTAGTGCGGATATCTGCATTTCGCAGTGCCGGAACACACATTTTACCAAGAATCATTGCTCAATTTTGCCATCGCTATCCGGCAATTGCGGTGAGTATTGCGGAGTATGACGATCGCTTTGATGTAGAAGAGGATTTACGTAAAGGACGCGCTGATATTGGTATTACGTATCTACCAACAAGCAATGAATTTGAAACTTGGGAATTGATGCGCGACGAGTTTGTGGTACTATTTCCTCCCAGCTTTGAGCCAAAAACTACTCAGCTAAGTTGGGAAGACTTAAGAACTTATCCTTTAATTATGGCTCCTGATGGCGATGGCTGCGATGCTATGGTGTATGCTCATTGTGCTAAATATGGTACTACATTGCAGGCAACCTATAAAATTCGCTCTGATGCAACAATTGTTAACATGGTAGCGCAAGGATTGGGAACTGCTATCAGTCCTCGTCTTGCAGCTGAACCGATACCAGAAGGTGTACGCGTCTTTAGCTTACCAGTTCCTTTTTTTCGGACGATTAGTGCTGCTATAGTGGCAGATGCACTCATAACTCCTGCTGGATTTGCTTTGCTCGATCTCATCAAGAGTAGCTTTGTACCAATTTCTAATTCGTAG
- a CDS encoding AI-2E family transporter, whose product MTDSHKTKVQQWLSIGLPFPLVILNGWLLLRAFEYFQPLVSIFVLAAILAFILNYPVEFLQQRQIQRKYAVGIVFITALVILVGLGITLIPIFLEELNESAKLLPQWIDSGSEKLHTVDDWAASRNLPINFTELASQITARLPDELKSLAQRFLSVALGAIDSVSEVIVTVVISFYFLLDGERIWKGIIKRFPPRFGIALQQSLKQNFQNYFIGQVALAVIVGIAMTLVFLFLDVPFGFIFGLGVGFLTLIPFGDVLSFSLVSLLVASHDFWLGVKTLAVALVVDQIIDQIIAPRLLGSFTGLSPVGIIAALAIGTKLAGLLGLLVAVPLASCLKDVLDNMQDEPEEANSAVTADRLVSQ is encoded by the coding sequence ATGACTGATTCACATAAAACTAAAGTGCAGCAATGGTTATCAATCGGATTACCATTTCCTTTAGTTATCTTAAATGGTTGGTTACTGTTACGAGCTTTTGAATATTTTCAACCATTAGTGAGTATTTTTGTCTTGGCTGCTATATTAGCGTTTATTTTAAATTATCCTGTCGAATTTTTACAGCAACGCCAAATACAACGTAAATATGCGGTCGGGATTGTTTTTATCACAGCTTTAGTCATTTTAGTTGGCTTAGGTATCACTTTAATCCCGATATTTTTAGAAGAATTAAATGAAAGTGCCAAACTTTTACCACAATGGATCGATTCGGGAAGTGAAAAACTTCATACTGTCGATGATTGGGCAGCATCGCGGAACTTACCGATTAATTTCACAGAATTAGCAAGTCAAATTACCGCACGTCTACCCGATGAATTAAAATCTCTAGCGCAGCGTTTCTTGAGTGTTGCACTTGGGGCAATTGATAGCGTTTCTGAAGTGATTGTAACAGTTGTTATTAGTTTCTATTTTCTACTAGATGGCGAACGGATCTGGAAAGGTATTATTAAGCGATTTCCACCACGCTTTGGTATTGCTTTACAGCAATCTTTAAAACAGAATTTTCAAAATTACTTTATCGGACAAGTTGCTCTAGCAGTCATTGTTGGTATCGCAATGACTTTAGTATTTCTATTTTTAGATGTTCCTTTTGGTTTTATTTTTGGTTTAGGTGTAGGATTTTTGACTTTAATTCCTTTTGGTGATGTTTTAAGTTTTAGTTTAGTAAGTTTGTTAGTCGCTTCACACGATTTTTGGCTAGGAGTTAAAACCTTAGCAGTCGCGCTTGTTGTCGATCAAATTATCGACCAAATTATTGCACCTCGGCTACTCGGAAGTTTTACTGGACTTAGTCCTGTAGGAATTATTGCAGCATTGGCCATAGGAACAAAACTCGCGGGACTTTTAGGATTACTCGTTGCAGTACCTTTAGCAAGTTGTTTGAAAGATGTGTTAGACAATATGCAAGATGAGCCTGAAGAAGCTAATTCCGCAGTAACCGCAGACCGCTTAGTATCACAATAA
- a CDS encoding heavy metal translocating P-type ATPase, which yields MMAHSLAIPRLKTLIEHPDALAAVACGVLLFCGWLSLYWGWLGLGLLLLCAAYVIGGYESAREGLTTLWEEKELDVDLLMIVAALGAAGLGLWRREYYLIVDGAVLILIFAISGALEGYAMQRTERDIRSLMSLSADTARVLLHGQEQMIPVAKLQVGDRILVKPGELIPTDGIIVEGYTTLNEAAITGESLPVEKTVGDEVFAGTLNGYGALQLRVHQPPESSLIQRVIQLVKQAQTEAPPSQLFIERFERGYARVIVVCGILLAILPPLIWGWNWETTIYRALIFLVVASPCALMAAIMPTLLSGIANGARQGILFKSGAQLEMMGRVKAIAFDKTGTLTTGKLQVVEVIPADGVLESEVLQVAAALEAYSEHPIGEAIVAAGNEPQRSQAKGAEVSSVEQSVREHREEKIENVLSHPGLGISGEVDHQEVLVGKASFVCEQSPFCESGLGEFSQQLEAQGKTVVWVARRNQVLGIIAVADTVRSQAFQIVSHLKHLGVQQIVMLTGDNERTARNIAQDIGIDRVYAGLLPEDKVNAIRDLQKQYQTVAMVGDGINDAPALAQASVGIAMGAAGSDVALETADIVLMADRLDKLVAAIRLGRRSQSIVKQNIVFALSFIVLLLIANFAGNITLPLGVIGHEGSTVIVILSGLRLLRN from the coding sequence GACAACTTTATGGGAAGAAAAAGAACTCGATGTTGATTTACTCATGATCGTCGCCGCGTTAGGAGCAGCAGGATTGGGTTTGTGGCGACGAGAATATTACTTAATTGTTGATGGGGCAGTATTAATATTAATCTTTGCGATCAGCGGTGCGTTGGAAGGCTATGCAATGCAGCGTACTGAACGCGATATTCGTAGTTTGATGAGTTTGAGTGCAGATACCGCACGAGTATTGTTGCATGGGCAAGAACAAATGATTCCGGTTGCAAAATTACAAGTCGGCGATCGCATTCTGGTGAAACCTGGAGAATTGATTCCCACAGATGGCATTATTGTTGAAGGCTACACGACTCTTAATGAAGCAGCAATTACAGGTGAATCGCTACCAGTAGAGAAGACTGTCGGGGATGAAGTTTTTGCGGGTACGCTGAATGGTTATGGTGCTTTACAACTACGAGTCCATCAGCCACCAGAAAGTAGCTTAATTCAGCGCGTGATTCAACTTGTCAAACAAGCCCAAACCGAAGCACCACCATCGCAGTTATTTATCGAACGCTTTGAACGCGGGTATGCACGAGTAATAGTCGTGTGTGGAATTTTACTGGCAATTTTACCACCATTGATTTGGGGTTGGAATTGGGAAACGACGATTTATCGGGCTTTGATATTTTTAGTCGTAGCTTCGCCATGTGCATTGATGGCAGCGATTATGCCTACATTATTGTCAGGAATCGCCAATGGGGCGCGTCAGGGGATTTTGTTTAAAAGTGGCGCGCAGTTGGAAATGATGGGGAGGGTAAAAGCGATCGCTTTTGATAAAACGGGTACTTTGACGACGGGGAAGTTGCAGGTTGTAGAAGTGATTCCAGCGGATGGGGTGTTGGAATCGGAGGTGTTGCAGGTAGCAGCGGCGTTGGAGGCTTATTCGGAACATCCGATTGGTGAGGCGATTGTTGCGGCTGGAAACGAACCACAGAGGAGCCAGGCGAAAGGTGCGGAGGTTTCCTCCGTTGAGCAAAGTGTCCGCGAACACAGAGAAGAGAAAATAGAGAATGTGCTTTCACATCCTGGGTTGGGGATTAGTGGAGAAGTAGATCATCAGGAAGTTTTGGTGGGGAAGGCGTCGTTTGTTTGCGAACAAAGTCCTTTTTGTGAAAGTGGGTTGGGAGAATTTAGTCAACAGTTAGAAGCCCAGGGTAAAACTGTGGTGTGGGTGGCGAGACGAAATCAGGTGTTGGGAATTATTGCGGTAGCGGATACGGTGCGATCGCAAGCTTTTCAAATTGTTTCCCATTTGAAGCATCTGGGAGTGCAGCAAATTGTGATGCTGACAGGGGATAATGAACGTACTGCGCGTAATATTGCGCAAGATATTGGTATTGATCGCGTTTATGCAGGACTTTTGCCGGAAGATAAAGTAAATGCGATTCGTGACTTACAGAAACAATATCAAACTGTGGCAATGGTGGGTGATGGGATTAATGATGCACCTGCACTTGCCCAAGCATCAGTGGGGATTGCGATGGGGGCGGCTGGCAGTGATGTGGCGTTGGAAACTGCGGATATTGTATTAATGGCGGATCGATTAGATAAGTTAGTTGCAGCAATTCGATTAGGCAGGCGATCGCAGTCAATCGTCAAACAAAATATTGTGTTTGCGTTAAGTTTTATCGTTTTACTGTTAATTGCTAATTTTGCGGGTAATATTACTTTGCCTTTAGGTGTAATTGGGCATGAAGGTTCTACTGTTATTGTGATACTAAGCGGTCTGCGGTTACTGCGGAATTAG